From Pseudovibrio sp. Tun.PSC04-5.I4, a single genomic window includes:
- a CDS encoding SDR family oxidoreductase, whose product MSNTGPRYASILREGLFDGQTMIVTGGGSGIGRCIAHELASLGAHAVLLGRKQEKLDAVAAEITEDGGAVSSYALDIRNEDMVAETIGKIVTERGVIHGLVNNAGGQYPSPAASIKKKGFDAVVETNVTGGFLMAREVYNQSMRKTKGGAIVNIVADMWRGMPGMAHSGVARAGMQNLTMTLAVEWAEAGVRVNAVAPGWIASSGFDTYDENFIKTMFAKMADNNLARRLGTEAEVASVVNFLLSPGAAFMTGQCVGVDGGAPLWTNLMPVGDNNNMKEYQGFHRYEKPRALKAWEDEQCPS is encoded by the coding sequence ATGAGTAATACTGGGCCCCGATACGCATCAATTCTTAGAGAAGGATTGTTCGACGGACAGACTATGATTGTTACTGGTGGTGGTAGTGGTATTGGTCGCTGTATTGCCCATGAACTCGCCTCGCTGGGTGCTCATGCCGTTCTCCTTGGCCGCAAGCAGGAGAAGCTTGATGCTGTTGCCGCGGAGATTACAGAGGATGGAGGCGCTGTTTCTTCGTACGCGCTGGATATCCGTAATGAAGACATGGTTGCGGAAACAATTGGCAAGATTGTTACGGAACGCGGTGTCATTCATGGCCTCGTAAATAATGCAGGTGGTCAATATCCAAGTCCGGCAGCCTCTATCAAGAAAAAAGGTTTTGATGCTGTTGTTGAAACCAATGTGACCGGCGGCTTTCTAATGGCGCGGGAGGTTTATAACCAAAGCATGCGTAAGACTAAGGGCGGTGCGATCGTCAACATTGTTGCTGATATGTGGCGCGGAATGCCGGGTATGGCCCACTCCGGTGTCGCACGGGCAGGGATGCAGAATCTGACTATGACATTAGCGGTTGAATGGGCTGAAGCTGGTGTGCGGGTGAATGCAGTTGCTCCGGGTTGGATCGCTTCTTCCGGTTTTGACACCTACGACGAAAACTTCATCAAGACCATGTTTGCGAAAATGGCTGACAACAATCTGGCTCGCCGTCTGGGTACAGAAGCGGAGGTCGCCTCTGTGGTGAACTTCCTGTTGTCGCCGGGTGCAGCGTTTATGACTGGCCAGTGCGTTGGGGTTGATGGTGGCGCTCCGCTTTGGACAAACCTGATGCCGGTTGGCGACAACAACAACATGAAAGAATATCAGGGCTTTCACCGCTATGAGAAACCTAGGGCTTTGAAAGCTTGGGAGGATGAGCAATGCCCAAGTTAA
- a CDS encoding carboxyl transferase domain-containing protein — translation MPKLTSAIDSSSAAFAQNKANMQSLIDDFRGFEAKVRENSESKRAKFEKRGQLLPRDRVSLLLDRGAPFMEISTLAGLQMHDDDGKKNAAGGGFIAGIGYVAGKRCIVVATDSAIKGGAISPMGLKKTMRLQEIAKKQKLPIVALAESAGANLLYQSELFVEGGKAFANQARLSAQGIPQITVVHGSSTAGGAYMPGLSDYTVVVRGKSKIFLAGPPLLKAATGEIATDEELGGAELHYNIAGTAEYMAEDDAHGVEIAREIIGHLPWAAPLEAAGGSQPFYEIDDLMGIVPDDAKKPYDVREIIARITDASDFLDFKREYGSSTVCGHARIEGQAVGILGNNGPIDPQGAVKAAQFIQLCCQSNTPLLFLMNTTGYLVGKDAETSGIVKHGSKMIQAVANATVPKVTIVVGGAWGAGNYGMCGRGFDPDFIFSWPTAKVGVMGPEQAATVMKIITEEKFAKMGQEMPEGMADQMANKIIEQMSPQTTCLYATARLWDDGIIDPRDTRRVVSLALSVCMDGQTRQLYPTSFGVARG, via the coding sequence ATGCCCAAGTTAACCTCTGCCATTGACAGCAGCAGCGCAGCGTTTGCACAAAACAAAGCGAATATGCAGTCGTTGATCGATGATTTTCGTGGCTTTGAGGCCAAGGTGCGTGAAAACTCAGAGAGTAAACGCGCCAAGTTTGAAAAGCGTGGCCAGTTGTTGCCTCGTGATCGTGTGAGTTTGCTGCTTGATCGTGGTGCTCCTTTCATGGAGATTTCCACGCTTGCTGGCCTCCAAATGCATGATGATGACGGCAAGAAAAATGCTGCGGGTGGCGGCTTTATAGCTGGCATTGGCTATGTTGCTGGGAAACGTTGCATTGTCGTGGCAACAGACTCTGCGATTAAAGGTGGCGCAATCTCTCCCATGGGTTTGAAGAAAACTATGCGCCTGCAAGAGATCGCAAAAAAGCAGAAACTGCCGATTGTTGCGCTGGCTGAAAGCGCTGGCGCAAACCTGTTGTATCAGTCTGAACTGTTTGTTGAAGGCGGTAAAGCTTTTGCCAATCAGGCGCGGCTTTCTGCGCAGGGCATTCCGCAGATCACTGTGGTGCATGGCTCCTCGACGGCAGGCGGGGCGTATATGCCGGGCCTCTCCGATTACACTGTCGTTGTGCGCGGCAAGTCCAAGATCTTCCTTGCAGGACCTCCATTGCTGAAAGCGGCGACAGGTGAGATTGCAACAGATGAAGAGTTGGGTGGTGCTGAGCTGCACTACAACATCGCGGGTACTGCTGAGTACATGGCTGAAGATGATGCCCATGGTGTTGAAATTGCGCGTGAGATCATTGGACATTTGCCATGGGCTGCACCGCTTGAAGCGGCGGGCGGATCTCAGCCGTTTTATGAGATCGACGATCTGATGGGCATTGTGCCTGATGATGCAAAGAAGCCATACGATGTGCGTGAGATTATTGCTCGCATTACGGATGCTTCTGATTTCCTTGATTTCAAGCGCGAATATGGCAGCTCTACAGTTTGTGGCCATGCGCGGATTGAGGGTCAGGCCGTTGGCATTCTCGGTAATAACGGCCCGATTGATCCGCAAGGTGCGGTGAAAGCTGCTCAGTTTATTCAGCTGTGTTGTCAGAGCAATACGCCTTTGTTGTTCCTCATGAATACAACCGGATATCTGGTTGGCAAGGACGCGGAAACAAGTGGCATCGTCAAGCATGGTTCCAAGATGATCCAGGCGGTTGCAAACGCAACAGTGCCGAAGGTGACTATTGTTGTTGGTGGCGCTTGGGGGGCTGGTAACTACGGCATGTGTGGTCGTGGGTTTGACCCGGATTTCATCTTCTCCTGGCCAACGGCAAAAGTTGGCGTGATGGGCCCTGAGCAAGCGGCGACGGTGATGAAGATCATCACGGAAGAGAAGTTTGCCAAAATGGGACAGGAAATGCCTGAGGGCATGGCTGACCAGATGGCCAACAAGATCATCGAACAGATGTCTCCGCAGACCACCTGTCTATACGCGACTGCCCGGCTTTGGGATGATGGGATTATTGACCCGCGTGATACGCGCCGCGTTGTTTCCCTGGCACTATCTGTCTGTATGGATGGCCAAACCCGCCAGCTTTACCCAACCAGTTTTGGGGTGGCTCGCGGCTAA
- a CDS encoding acyl-CoA dehydrogenase family protein, giving the protein MEYTEEHRKMKSAVVKFIESEVNPHVAEWEEAGIFPAHELFKKMGDLGFLGVNKPEEFGGMGLDYSYQAMTIEALGACSCGGVPMAIGVQTDMATPALSRFGSDELRRDYLAPAIAGDMVACVGVSEAHAGSDVANIKSNAVKDGDDYIINGSKMWITNSTQANFMCMLVNTSDGHKHQNKSLIVVPMDTPGITKSERLNKLGQRSSDTAQIFLDDVRIPQRNLIGTEGAGFMYQMLQFQEERLWCSLSLVDGMDRIIQLTEDYCRERGAFNQSILDFQVVHFRLAELRTEVELLRALSEKCVEAMVRGENVTRLASMAKLKAGRLSRELADACLQYWGGMGYMWDSPVSQFLRDSRLTSIGGGADEVMLSIISKLDGTLPSPKKKKRDVQNEAAE; this is encoded by the coding sequence ATGGAATATACTGAAGAACATCGGAAAATGAAAAGTGCGGTGGTTAAGTTCATCGAATCCGAGGTGAACCCGCATGTTGCTGAATGGGAAGAGGCAGGTATTTTCCCCGCTCACGAGCTATTCAAGAAGATGGGCGACCTCGGTTTTCTAGGTGTCAACAAGCCAGAAGAATTTGGCGGGATGGGCCTCGACTATTCCTATCAGGCTATGACCATTGAAGCGTTGGGTGCATGTTCGTGTGGTGGTGTGCCGATGGCGATTGGTGTGCAAACCGATATGGCAACACCAGCGCTCTCTCGATTTGGGTCTGATGAGTTGCGCCGGGATTATCTTGCTCCTGCAATTGCGGGCGACATGGTGGCGTGTGTTGGTGTTTCTGAAGCGCATGCTGGTTCTGATGTGGCCAACATCAAATCCAATGCGGTGAAGGATGGTGATGATTACATCATCAACGGATCCAAGATGTGGATCACCAACTCCACGCAGGCCAACTTCATGTGTATGTTGGTCAACACCAGTGATGGACATAAGCATCAGAATAAGTCGCTGATTGTTGTGCCGATGGATACGCCCGGTATCACCAAATCAGAACGCCTCAACAAGCTTGGGCAGCGCTCCTCAGATACAGCGCAGATCTTCCTTGATGACGTTCGTATTCCACAGCGAAATTTGATTGGTACGGAAGGCGCTGGTTTTATGTACCAGATGCTTCAGTTCCAGGAGGAGCGTCTGTGGTGTTCCCTGTCCCTGGTTGATGGCATGGACCGTATCATTCAGCTGACAGAAGATTATTGCCGTGAACGCGGTGCCTTCAACCAGAGTATTCTGGACTTTCAGGTCGTGCATTTCCGCCTTGCTGAGCTGCGCACGGAAGTTGAGCTGCTTCGTGCTCTTTCTGAGAAGTGTGTGGAAGCCATGGTGCGCGGTGAGAATGTGACACGCCTTGCTTCTATGGCAAAGCTGAAAGCGGGCCGCTTGTCTCGTGAGCTGGCCGATGCCTGCCTGCAATACTGGGGCGGCATGGGTTACATGTGGGATAGCCCAGTGAGCCAGTTCCTGCGTGATAGCCGCCTGACTTCTATTGGCGGTGGTGCGGATGAAGTGATGCTTTCCATCATCTCCAAGTTGGATGGAACTTTGCCTAGCCCGAAGAAGAAAAAACGTGACGTGCAGAATGAGGCGGCTGAATAA
- a CDS encoding biotin carboxylase N-terminal domain-containing protein has protein sequence MFDSILVANRGEIARRVFRTARQKGYRSIAVYSEVDADAPHTQDADIAACIGGAVPAQSYLNIEAVLEAARKTGAQAIHPGYGFLAENAEFAEACEAAGLVFVGPPAEAIRLMGSKRLSKLRMIEAGVPCVPGYSGEDQSTETLATEAARIGVPLMIKASAGGGGRGLRLVEDLDGLMDKLVAAASEAVGAFGNGELILEKAVINPRHVEIQVFADNHGNVVHLGERDCSVQRRHQKVIEEAPGPSVTPEIRNAMGEAAVEAARAIGYRGAGTVEFLLAADGSFYFMEMNTRLQVEHPVTEEITGQDLVAWQLDVAAGKPLPLSQDEVTFSGHAMELRLYAEDADAGFLPQTGKVVAWNGPELALRVDSAIEQGSVISSYYDPMIAKLIAHGADRDEARRKLMRGLDQLVLQGVVHNGPFLKSVLADDVFASGQATTAFLNERDLSSAAADETRELMRDLAIHLFARQQGHSRWTTATPLPVKIKLDGEEMHVREGLCLLGSEDRGSILFELEGVRRTAFVSDADEGGLWISLEGQTQLFEEQSFSTKKDDASAVGNFIIAPMPGAVIALKTKQGAQVSKGDVLLVLEAMKMQHELTAPRDGIVAELGTKEGAQVNSRDVLVRLEDETA, from the coding sequence ATGTTTGATAGCATCCTGGTCGCCAATCGGGGAGAGATTGCTCGCCGGGTGTTCCGCACCGCGCGGCAAAAGGGCTATCGGAGTATTGCTGTTTATTCCGAAGTTGATGCGGATGCGCCGCATACACAAGATGCTGATATTGCCGCTTGTATTGGTGGAGCAGTGCCTGCTCAATCCTACCTGAATATTGAGGCAGTACTGGAAGCTGCGCGTAAGACAGGGGCGCAGGCTATCCATCCCGGGTATGGTTTTTTAGCTGAGAATGCGGAGTTTGCAGAAGCTTGTGAGGCGGCTGGGCTTGTATTTGTTGGGCCGCCTGCGGAAGCAATTCGCCTTATGGGATCTAAGCGCCTTTCCAAGCTGCGGATGATTGAAGCGGGTGTTCCTTGTGTGCCGGGTTATTCCGGTGAAGACCAGTCCACTGAGACTTTGGCTACGGAAGCCGCCCGCATTGGTGTGCCGCTGATGATCAAAGCGTCTGCTGGGGGTGGGGGGCGTGGCCTTCGCCTTGTGGAAGATCTGGATGGTCTCATGGACAAACTTGTAGCGGCGGCTTCTGAAGCTGTTGGGGCGTTTGGTAATGGCGAACTAATTCTGGAGAAGGCCGTCATTAATCCACGCCATGTGGAGATACAGGTTTTTGCGGATAACCATGGCAATGTGGTGCATTTGGGGGAGCGTGACTGTTCTGTCCAGCGTCGCCACCAGAAGGTGATTGAAGAAGCGCCGGGTCCGTCAGTGACACCGGAAATTCGGAATGCCATGGGTGAAGCAGCTGTGGAGGCGGCGCGCGCTATTGGGTATCGCGGAGCTGGGACCGTTGAGTTTCTACTGGCGGCAGATGGCAGTTTTTACTTCATGGAGATGAACACCCGCTTGCAGGTTGAGCATCCCGTGACCGAGGAAATTACCGGACAGGATCTTGTTGCGTGGCAGTTGGATGTTGCCGCTGGTAAGCCGTTGCCGTTGTCTCAAGATGAGGTCACCTTTTCCGGTCATGCAATGGAGTTGCGGCTTTATGCTGAAGATGCCGATGCAGGGTTTCTTCCGCAGACCGGTAAAGTGGTGGCGTGGAACGGACCTGAACTTGCTTTGCGCGTTGACAGTGCCATTGAGCAGGGCAGTGTGATCTCGTCCTATTACGACCCGATGATAGCTAAGCTGATTGCACATGGAGCTGATCGTGATGAAGCACGGCGTAAGCTGATGCGCGGTCTGGATCAGTTGGTGTTGCAAGGTGTGGTTCACAATGGGCCGTTCCTGAAGAGTGTGCTTGCAGATGATGTGTTTGCATCAGGACAAGCGACGACCGCGTTTCTCAATGAGCGGGATTTGAGTTCTGCTGCCGCTGATGAAACACGAGAGCTGATGCGCGATCTGGCTATCCATCTGTTTGCACGTCAGCAAGGTCATAGCCGCTGGACGACTGCAACTCCGCTTCCTGTAAAGATCAAACTGGACGGGGAAGAAATGCATGTGCGTGAGGGCCTTTGCCTGCTTGGGTCTGAAGACAGAGGTTCGATCCTGTTTGAACTGGAAGGGGTTCGCCGTACTGCTTTTGTGAGTGATGCTGATGAAGGTGGTCTCTGGATTTCTCTGGAAGGGCAGACGCAACTCTTTGAAGAGCAGAGCTTTAGCACCAAAAAGGATGATGCGTCGGCAGTTGGCAATTTCATTATCGCGCCGATGCCGGGAGCGGTTATTGCTTTGAAAACAAAGCAGGGGGCTCAGGTTTCTAAGGGTGATGTGTTGCTGGTGTTGGAAGCGATGAAGATGCAGCACGAGTTGACTGCGCCGCGCGATGGAATTGTTGCCGAGCTTGGAACGAAAGAAGGCGCACAGGTGAACAGCCGTGATGTGCTGGTTCGTCTTGAAGACGAGACCGCCTGA
- a CDS encoding acyl-CoA dehydrogenase family protein has translation MMTLNLPDFGLNRKSTMFSEEHEAFRDVLKRFVAAEVAPYAAQWDEANEFPRELYKKAADIGLLGIMFPEEYGGTGVDYPLSYLAAVELGRAGTGGISAGLMSHTIGSPPIAHLASAELKKRVLPAVLAGEKISALAITEPGGGSDVQNLKTVAHRENGHYILNGEKTFITSGMRADYYTVAVRTGDSGMGGISLLLVEKGMEGFTQTPLHKMGWWASDTATLHFDNVKVPVGNLIGGENAGFMGIMLNFNNERLFLSSACYGHMLGVFEEALEWAKQRETFGKPLIHRQVIRHKFVDMAMKMQAVRCVLEEMAVRLQNGESPITEICMAKNLATSTLEYVANECLQILGGAGYMRGTKVERVYRETKVMTIGGGSSEIMKDLAGRQMGL, from the coding sequence ATGATGACACTTAACCTTCCTGATTTCGGATTGAACCGAAAATCCACTATGTTTAGTGAGGAGCATGAAGCGTTTCGTGATGTCCTCAAACGCTTTGTGGCTGCTGAAGTCGCGCCCTATGCTGCTCAATGGGATGAAGCCAACGAGTTTCCTCGTGAGCTTTATAAGAAAGCCGCTGACATTGGTCTTCTCGGTATCATGTTCCCGGAAGAGTATGGCGGGACTGGTGTCGATTATCCGTTGTCCTATCTTGCCGCTGTAGAGCTTGGCAGGGCGGGGACTGGCGGTATCAGCGCGGGGCTCATGAGCCACACCATTGGGTCACCTCCGATTGCACATCTTGCATCAGCGGAGTTGAAAAAGCGGGTTTTGCCAGCAGTCCTTGCAGGTGAGAAGATTTCCGCGCTTGCGATTACGGAACCCGGCGGGGGGTCTGACGTTCAGAACTTGAAAACTGTCGCGCATCGGGAAAATGGGCATTACATCCTCAACGGTGAGAAGACGTTTATCACCTCGGGTATGCGTGCCGATTACTATACGGTTGCGGTGCGGACTGGTGATAGCGGCATGGGCGGAATTTCGCTTCTTCTCGTTGAGAAGGGGATGGAAGGGTTTACTCAGACGCCACTGCATAAAATGGGTTGGTGGGCTTCTGACACGGCAACGCTGCATTTTGATAATGTGAAGGTGCCGGTGGGGAACCTCATCGGCGGCGAGAATGCTGGTTTTATGGGGATCATGCTCAACTTCAACAATGAGCGCTTGTTCCTCTCCTCAGCCTGCTATGGGCATATGCTTGGTGTGTTTGAAGAGGCATTGGAATGGGCAAAACAACGCGAGACCTTCGGTAAGCCGTTGATCCATCGTCAGGTTATCCGCCACAAGTTCGTTGATATGGCAATGAAGATGCAAGCCGTTCGCTGCGTGTTGGAAGAGATGGCAGTGCGCTTGCAGAATGGTGAAAGCCCAATCACCGAGATCTGCATGGCGAAGAACCTTGCCACAAGCACGCTGGAATATGTAGCGAACGAGTGCCTGCAAATCCTTGGCGGTGCTGGTTATATGCGCGGAACAAAGGTGGAGCGAGTTTATCGTGAAACCAAGGTGATGACCATTGGCGGTGGCTCTTCCGAGATCATGAAGGATCTGGCTGGCCGGCAGATGGGTCTTTAA
- a CDS encoding flotillin family protein, translated as MFTETQNAMAGQSSNMAELLILVAVILVALLTIGIVFSRLYVRSSKEVGFVRTGFGGQKIIMNGGAIVMPVLHEIIRVNMNTLRLEVRRADEAALITRDRMRVDVVAEFYLRVQPTLESIANAAQTLGIRTMHPEDLKNLIEGKFVDALRAVAAEMAMEELHEQRVSFVQKVQAAVSEDLLKNGLELESVSLTGLDQTRMEYFNPNNAFDAEGLTKLTQEIEDRRRKRNDIEQDTEVLIRRKNLDAEQQKLEIAREEEYATLEQQRDLEIRRAKQQALIATEQAERRRDAEQAEITSKLEIRQSAISSERQVKEQEILKDRALEETRIEKEKILELIQQDRSIAVSEKSRALSNADAAANEARAIAIKAEEQVITAQEIEKADRLKQVDLVLASQDAERSAISVTVAAEAEKQAAEDHAHAVRLKAGGDADRIRIAANADADAVTTRAEADKLRLAVEAEGKRILNEASNLLSPEQIKMQIKLALIEALPEMITASVKPMEKIDEIKILQVDGFVGNGAAPTNGAATSEGGAGLSDQLVNSALRYRSQAPLVDSLLSELGIPGLTPSELAQSVSKEGA; from the coding sequence ATGTTTACAGAAACACAAAATGCAATGGCAGGCCAATCTAGCAATATGGCAGAACTGCTCATACTAGTCGCAGTCATCCTTGTTGCCCTGCTCACAATAGGCATAGTCTTTTCACGCCTTTATGTGCGATCTTCAAAGGAAGTTGGCTTCGTTCGAACCGGATTTGGCGGCCAGAAAATCATCATGAACGGCGGCGCTATCGTGATGCCCGTATTACATGAAATCATTCGGGTAAACATGAATACTCTGCGCCTTGAAGTGCGCAGAGCGGATGAAGCAGCACTCATCACCCGCGATAGAATGCGCGTTGATGTGGTGGCAGAATTTTACCTCCGTGTACAACCAACTCTTGAGTCTATCGCCAATGCCGCTCAAACCCTTGGCATTCGGACAATGCACCCCGAAGACCTGAAAAACCTTATCGAAGGTAAGTTCGTTGATGCCCTGCGCGCTGTGGCCGCTGAAATGGCGATGGAGGAATTACACGAACAACGCGTCTCCTTTGTACAAAAAGTGCAGGCAGCCGTTTCCGAAGATCTGCTTAAAAACGGGCTGGAATTAGAATCCGTCTCGCTCACAGGTCTGGATCAGACCCGCATGGAATATTTCAATCCTAACAACGCCTTTGATGCGGAAGGCTTGACAAAACTCACACAGGAAATTGAGGATCGTCGCCGCAAGCGGAACGATATTGAGCAAGATACTGAAGTTTTGATCCGCCGCAAAAACCTTGATGCTGAGCAACAAAAACTGGAGATCGCCCGTGAGGAGGAATACGCCACACTGGAGCAGCAACGCGATCTGGAAATCCGCCGTGCAAAACAGCAAGCTTTGATTGCCACGGAACAAGCAGAACGCCGCCGCGACGCAGAACAAGCGGAAATCACCTCCAAACTGGAAATTCGCCAGTCAGCAATTTCCTCAGAGCGTCAAGTCAAAGAACAGGAAATCCTCAAAGATCGCGCGCTGGAAGAAACCCGCATTGAGAAAGAGAAGATCCTTGAACTGATTCAGCAAGATCGCTCTATCGCCGTCTCTGAAAAATCCAGGGCACTCTCCAACGCGGATGCAGCAGCAAACGAAGCCCGAGCTATCGCTATTAAGGCAGAAGAGCAGGTTATCACCGCACAGGAGATCGAAAAAGCGGACCGTCTGAAACAGGTTGATCTAGTTCTTGCCTCGCAAGATGCAGAGCGTTCCGCAATTTCCGTCACTGTTGCAGCAGAAGCCGAAAAACAAGCCGCAGAAGATCATGCCCACGCAGTCCGCTTGAAAGCTGGCGGTGATGCGGACCGGATCCGTATCGCAGCAAACGCAGACGCCGATGCCGTGACTACCCGTGCAGAAGCCGACAAACTACGGCTGGCAGTTGAAGCTGAAGGTAAGCGTATCTTGAACGAAGCCTCCAACTTGCTGTCACCTGAACAGATCAAAATGCAGATCAAACTTGCCTTGATTGAAGCACTGCCAGAAATGATCACCGCCAGCGTTAAGCCCATGGAGAAAATTGACGAGATCAAGATTCTGCAGGTCGATGGCTTTGTTGGAAATGGGGCAGCCCCAACAAACGGAGCAGCCACGTCAGAAGGCGGCGCAGGTCTGTCAGATCAACTGGTGAACTCAGCGCTCAGATATCGCTCACAGGCACCATTGGTAGACAGCCTGCTGAGTGAACTTGGCATTCCCGGCCTAACACCAAGTGAGCTGGCTCAGTCAGTCTCCAAAGAAGGCGCATAA
- a CDS encoding YqiJ family protein translates to MAELIFSSETYLFTLAVFVMLALALLEVMGMVFGLSLSGLVDDILPDMDADIDAEVSINVAGSGPIEGFLSFLAIGKVPFIVLLIILLTSFGIFGVLLQYTAYSTFGTLLPFWMTVLPVSVAALWFTGKSGHALARIMPKVETDARSRDALIGEIAVLTLGNATAELQAEARVTDDFGTRHYIQITSDQPETTLMQGDEVLLVGLNGHLFTAIPNPHMNLSPRKDTLAN, encoded by the coding sequence TTGGCAGAGCTAATATTTTCGAGCGAGACCTATCTGTTCACACTGGCAGTCTTCGTCATGCTGGCTTTAGCACTGCTGGAGGTGATGGGTATGGTCTTTGGCCTGTCCTTGTCTGGTCTGGTCGATGACATACTGCCAGATATGGATGCTGACATCGACGCAGAGGTGTCCATCAACGTCGCTGGCTCTGGACCGATCGAGGGTTTCCTATCCTTTCTGGCAATTGGCAAGGTCCCGTTTATCGTTCTGCTGATAATTCTCTTAACGAGTTTCGGCATCTTTGGCGTGTTGCTGCAGTACACTGCGTATTCGACCTTCGGCACGCTCCTTCCATTTTGGATGACAGTTCTGCCGGTAAGCGTTGCCGCCCTTTGGTTCACAGGGAAGTCGGGTCACGCCTTGGCCCGCATCATGCCCAAAGTGGAGACAGATGCACGGTCAAGAGATGCCTTGATTGGAGAGATTGCCGTACTCACCCTTGGCAATGCCACAGCTGAATTGCAGGCCGAAGCCAGAGTGACAGACGACTTTGGAACCCGGCATTACATACAGATTACGTCAGACCAGCCAGAGACAACTTTAATGCAAGGGGACGAAGTCCTGCTTGTCGGCCTGAACGGTCACCTTTTCACAGCAATTCCCAACCCACATATGAATTTATCACCTCGTAAAGACACGCTTGCAAATTAA
- a CDS encoding PspA/IM30 family protein — MTESLLSRVGRLVSGTANSIVDAVENAAPDLIMKQAIRELESAVEDVRDALGLAAVKKHVASQRLAETNKTHEELSEKIGIALKAGEKDLARTAVARQMDLEAQIPILEKTIADAGDEEQELNNSILALQGRKREMTDQLDTYITQKKAAMKQEAAGEAGAERKLSSTLDNANSAFERAMKAATGVPASINNGSMADDAKLAKLDKMTRDHRVEERLAALEVELE; from the coding sequence ATGACTGAATCTCTATTATCTCGCGTAGGTCGCCTTGTGTCTGGAACCGCAAACTCAATCGTTGATGCTGTAGAAAACGCTGCTCCCGATTTGATCATGAAACAAGCTATTCGCGAACTCGAAAGCGCAGTTGAAGACGTTCGTGATGCTCTGGGTCTAGCAGCAGTCAAGAAGCACGTAGCAAGCCAGAGATTAGCCGAAACCAACAAAACACACGAAGAGCTATCTGAAAAAATAGGCATCGCATTGAAGGCTGGAGAAAAAGATCTTGCTCGGACAGCTGTAGCCCGCCAGATGGATCTGGAAGCCCAAATTCCGATATTGGAAAAAACCATTGCAGACGCGGGTGATGAAGAACAGGAACTCAACAACTCTATTCTTGCATTGCAAGGTCGCAAACGGGAGATGACCGATCAGCTTGACACTTACATCACACAAAAAAAAGCCGCTATGAAACAAGAAGCTGCGGGTGAAGCAGGTGCAGAACGTAAGCTCAGCTCAACACTCGATAATGCAAACTCTGCATTTGAACGCGCGATGAAAGCAGCAACTGGTGTTCCCGCCAGCATCAACAATGGGTCCATGGCAGATGATGCAAAACTCGCTAAGCTGGATAAAATGACCCGCGATCACCGCGTAGAAGAACGCCTGGCAGCTTTAGAAGTTGAGCTAGAATAA
- a CDS encoding serine protease, whose product MKNCDCRLCDFWGGERRAGGHPVDVHWDQPERLKVRRGLIPEGDETAFERIMGTSDIFPINFLSRGMNAAKAVCKVQLYRGGQIPAGAGSGFLVAPNLLLTNNHVVRSRNMAGMAKVIFDYAITDDFSLGHTKVFTVTEDVFFTSPGDELDYSFVSIEPSNNESAQLSDFGFLKLMAQSGKAVKGEPVSIIHHPNGGLKSLSLRNSRILTTQGDFITYTSDTEPGSSGAPVLNDQWLPVALHHRSVPHASIRNRWVANRGIRISSILSHLQLHATKGNTDALRIVGLLNL is encoded by the coding sequence GTGAAAAACTGTGACTGTCGTTTATGTGACTTCTGGGGAGGTGAGAGAAGGGCCGGAGGTCATCCTGTTGATGTACACTGGGATCAGCCTGAGCGTCTTAAAGTAAGGAGGGGGCTTATCCCTGAAGGGGATGAGACGGCATTCGAGCGTATTATGGGAACATCGGATATTTTTCCGATCAACTTTCTGAGCCGGGGGATGAACGCTGCAAAGGCTGTCTGCAAAGTGCAGCTTTATAGAGGGGGACAGATCCCTGCCGGCGCTGGTTCTGGGTTCCTTGTTGCGCCGAACTTGTTGCTCACCAACAATCACGTTGTTCGCTCACGAAATATGGCAGGGATGGCAAAGGTCATTTTTGATTATGCCATCACCGATGATTTCTCTCTGGGCCACACCAAGGTGTTTACAGTAACGGAAGATGTGTTCTTTACCAGTCCCGGCGATGAGTTGGACTACTCCTTCGTCTCCATTGAACCGAGCAACAATGAAAGTGCTCAACTGTCTGATTTCGGATTTCTGAAGCTCATGGCTCAATCCGGAAAAGCCGTAAAAGGTGAGCCAGTTTCAATCATCCATCACCCGAATGGAGGCTTGAAAAGCTTATCTCTGCGAAACAGCAGGATCCTTACCACTCAGGGGGATTTCATCACTTATACAAGCGATACGGAGCCAGGGTCTTCTGGTGCACCGGTGCTCAATGATCAGTGGTTACCTGTCGCACTTCATCATCGCAGCGTTCCCCATGCGTCCATTCGCAACCGTTGGGTTGCCAATCGTGGGATTAGAATTAGCTCAATTCTTTCCCATCTACAGTTGCATGCGACAAAGGGGAACACCGATGCACTTAGAATTGTTGGTCTTCTAAACCTCTAA